Below is a genomic region from Raphanus sativus cultivar WK10039 chromosome 4, ASM80110v3, whole genome shotgun sequence.
GAAATTACTTATTCAGTAAATTGTTCATTCATATAACAGGAGATACAAACACATACAAGTCTCTCTTATGCCAATTTGATTCGCTCTACTACTTTCATCATGTGCTCAATTTGTTTCTCCCTGTGAGGAATACATTCACTCACAACTTCGATATCATTCAAGTTCCTAATCCATCTGTTAAGTTCTGGAAACTTTTCTTCTGGAATCATATCTATTTCCATACCTTCCCAACTCCGAGCTAGACAAAACGGTATCATACTTCCTGCGACCAAGTCTAAGAATCCTATTGTCTTGCCGCCGAAAAAATCTTTCCCTGTAAGTTCTTTCTCGAGGAAGGTAATAAGTTCTTGAGCCTCTTCAATTGCAATCTCTATTCCCTTCTCTGCTTTCACCACAGACTTGAAACATACTGGTCCGACctataagatatatatatatataaacagttTAATTATCTCTAAAATGAATTTgaattaacattttattttgtaagCAGCAGAAAATAAGTATTATGATGATCTTATTGgttgtccaaaaaaaatgaTCTTATTGGGGAAgacatatttctttttattttggttattactattttctttggcaattctttttttaactttgataattcttttaattttattagattttacaaatttagcACTAATGGAGTTGTCGGAAAAATGCACTAATGGAAAATTAATGCATACGGAATCATTTTTCAGTTTCGAACTTTGGTGGCTTACTAATCAGAGCGAGGATCCTAAATTTACTATCTAAAATGTACAGATTTTCTACGCATCTTTTGTAGATCACGTATGCAACTAGTTAATAAAGGAACTGGTATAATTAGAGTTACCTGTTCATCAACGAACTTGGCCCAGAAACGAGCCATGGCTTTCTCGTAAGGATCTTGAGGAAGAATAGGATTGCTCTTCCATGTTTGGTCGATGTATTCAAGGATCAGATGTGACTCGGCTAATATTTTACCATTGTGAACAAGAACCGGAACCTTTTTGAAAACCGGGTTTAGTTCAAGAAGCAAAGCGCTCTTGTCGACAATATCTTGCTCCAAGTACTCGTACGACACGCCTTTGAGTTTGAGAGCCATCTCGACCCTACGACTGAAAGGGCTTGCCCAAAAACCTAGAAGCTTCACATCCTTTTCTTTATTCGCCATTGGATCTCGCTTGCTTTTTCTCTAGACTTCTAACTCCTCTtgacaattttgtttttgtggttTCACAGTCCAATTTCGGTTTATAATAAATCCAAAAAGTGGGAAACACACGTCACGGCTCACGTTTGTTGAACTTGCCCCAAAAGCCAAGAATCTTCACAGAGATCTCTTTCTTCGCCATTGGATCCTAGGTACAGTGTATGCATATGATATAAGCAATTTTTAATTGGTTACCATTTATTCAATAAActttttacaagaaaaaatCAACTTGGTTAgcttctgttttatttttttacattttacaCTCGTTTAGAACATCTTCAATGTAAAACtacattttttctcaaaatagaataaaaataaatatagaataaaaatgctTAAATCCTATTTCATTTTTCATTCTATAAAAGAGttatgaacaaaaaaatagattatttcaTTTATAGAATAAATTTCAAAATGGAATAAGATATGTAATTAGATTAAAACATTTGTTACTACATATTCACTAAAATAGAGTTGAGTTAGAGTGTCAACATCTATcagtcaaatatatttttgtgggCAAATCCGGAGCCACATTATTCACAGAACTATGTCAAAAATTCACTTAATTACCTATCAGGCTAAGTGAATCGCCTTAGTATTATAGTGGCAAAATTAGTCCAATCAGTTACCAAATCAATAGTTTTGGTTTCAAGTAATTCAAATTCTGTTTGATATTGCTCAGTTGTGAAATTcctttttatctatttctttctctCATGTTCCAAGGCTACTCAATGCTGAAGCTGATACTTTGGCTAAGGTAGCTTTGATAAAACTACTTAAGCCTGATTTCgagtattttataaatgaaggtttgttccaaaaaaaaatcaataaagcTTGTAAAACAAACATCTAGACATTCATACAAATCGTCGACCACAGTGGATGCATTCAGCACTCGTCTTTATTTAGTAAACCAATCATACAActtttaaataacaaaacaatacaaaatacagtaaaaaaaaaaacacccgATAGCGTATATCGTCATGCCGTCTTCGAAGCAGCTTTTATACGCCCTACAATTTTCATCATGTGCTCAATATGTTTCTCCCTATTAGGAATACATTCCCTCACGATCTCAATTTCTTTAATTTCTTCTATCCATCTGCATAGTTCTGGAAACTTCTCCTTTGGAATCATATCAATTCCCATACCTTCCCAACCCCGAACCAGACAAAACGGGATCATACTTCCCACGACCATGTCCAAGAATCCTATTGTCTCCCCGCCGAAGAACATTTTCCCGGTGATTTCCTTCTCAAGATATGTTATAAGTTCCTGAGCCTCTTTGATCGCAACATCAATTTCCTCTGATTTTATTAGAGACCTCAAGCCTATTAATGTGACCTACACGTacgatatacatatatatatatatatatcaaatgttccataacaaaataagtattaattttttttccatagTATCCAACTTACTAGCGATGTCAAATAGCTTGCTGAATggtatataaaaaatttcacttaTACACGTGTTAAACATAGCTTGTAAAAAAAACTTTCGAGCATGTCTAGAAATTACATATGCAATTAGTTTTAATACATGAACTGGTCTTTACATTTACCTGTTCATCAACGAATTTGGCCCAGAATCGAGCCATTGCTTTGTCGTATGGATCTTGAGGCATAATTGGATTCTTTGTCCATGTTTGGTCGATGTATTCAAGGATTAGATGTGACTCGAGTAATACTTTACCTTTGTGGACAAATACTGGAACCTTCTTGTAAATAGGATTTAGCTGGAGAAGCAAAGGGCTCTTGGTAACCAAGTA
It encodes:
- the LOC108853826 gene encoding glutathione S-transferase U3 — its product is MAEKEEDVKLIGSWASPFSRRVEMALKLKGVPYDYSDEDYLVTKSPLLLQLNPIYKKVPVFVHKGKVLLESHLILEYIDQTWTKNPIMPQDPYDKAMARFWAKFVDEQVTLIGLRSLIKSEEIDVAIKEAQELITYLEKEITGKMFFGGETIGFLDMVVGSMIPFCLVRGWEGMGIDMIPKEKFPELCRWIEEIKEIEIVRECIPNREKHIEHMMKIVGRIKAASKTA
- the LOC108837424 gene encoding glutathione S-transferase U4-like, with translation MANKEKDVKLLGFWASPFSRRVEMALKLKGVSYEYLEQDIVDKSALLLELNPVFKKVPVLVHNGKILAESHLILEYIDQTWKSNPILPQDPYEKAMARFWAKFVDEQVGPVCFKSVVKAEKGIEIAIEEAQELITFLEKELTGKDFFGGKTIGFLDLVAGSMIPFCLARSWEGMEIDMIPEEKFPELNRWIRNLNDIEVVSECIPHREKQIEHMMKVVERIKLA